One window of the Allosaccharopolyspora coralli genome contains the following:
- a CDS encoding DUF3558 domain-containing protein yields the protein MLRRVIATSACLASILVVAACGAGDQAPSPTPGAPTTENSAAPPPPASQVENPKDMGAVAEDPCSGLTPDNLAAVGAGTEPPVIEESEWGQGICVWDDSNASVSVTPDTVNGGGFGRIQSNKDLFTNYTELDIGGHPAAKVDASDVTCGVIVGVNDHDTLMIDGAVYSDEAKMQDACAIAEKAAASALSNLPPKS from the coding sequence GTGCTACGCCGTGTGATCGCCACCTCAGCTTGCCTCGCGTCCATACTCGTGGTCGCAGCATGCGGTGCGGGTGACCAAGCCCCTTCGCCCACACCCGGGGCGCCCACTACAGAGAACTCTGCGGCGCCTCCACCACCCGCCTCCCAGGTGGAGAATCCCAAAGACATGGGTGCGGTCGCGGAGGACCCGTGTTCGGGCTTGACACCCGACAATCTCGCCGCCGTAGGCGCTGGGACCGAACCACCCGTTATCGAAGAGTCTGAGTGGGGACAAGGCATCTGTGTGTGGGACGACTCGAACGCGAGCGTCAGCGTGACACCGGACACGGTGAACGGCGGAGGATTCGGGCGAATCCAGAGCAACAAGGATCTCTTCACGAATTACACCGAGCTTGATATCGGAGGCCATCCTGCTGCAAAGGTAGACGCTTCGGACGTAACTTGCGGCGTCATCGTCGGAGTCAACGACCACGACACTCTGATGATCGACGGGGCTGTCTACAGCGATGAAGCCAAAATGCAGGACGCATGCGCAATCGCTGAGAAAGCGGCTGCCTCGGCGCTCAGCAACCTCCCTCCGAAGTCCTGA
- a CDS encoding ESX secretion-associated protein EspG, translated as MGLKIDVNRFEFAILAETAKLTRVPMVATYSHYGARPADQRVAFREAEDECRRRGLIERGGQVSDDVWDLIATYSNTAVEYDLRFSATQGHELRACVDRAGQLAVRTVVADDRIVIDEVRAGDEVRSLMALLPESAPMRTPPMSVDLVELRAAATEAARDGEPDQRSIHRILRAKGVDVDGYRAMTQILDADKSGAGQLGVTVWDRHGKEHRGEETVNVFDVAHGRVALYNAGNQRVLAGADTATLDRVLGEIAARTHRNAQW; from the coding sequence GTGGGCCTGAAGATCGACGTCAACCGGTTCGAGTTCGCGATCCTCGCCGAGACGGCGAAGCTGACTCGCGTGCCGATGGTGGCGACCTACAGCCACTACGGGGCGCGTCCCGCCGACCAACGTGTCGCGTTCCGGGAGGCGGAGGACGAGTGTCGGCGCCGAGGCCTGATCGAGCGCGGCGGCCAGGTCTCCGACGACGTGTGGGACCTCATCGCGACGTACTCGAACACGGCCGTGGAGTACGACCTGCGGTTCTCGGCGACCCAGGGCCACGAGCTGCGGGCGTGCGTGGACCGAGCCGGCCAGCTCGCCGTGCGCACCGTCGTCGCCGACGACCGGATCGTGATCGACGAGGTTCGGGCAGGCGACGAGGTCCGCTCGCTGATGGCGTTGCTGCCCGAGAGCGCACCGATGCGTACACCGCCAATGAGTGTCGACCTCGTCGAACTGCGCGCCGCCGCCACCGAAGCCGCCCGCGACGGCGAGCCGGACCAACGGTCCATTCACCGCATCCTGCGTGCGAAAGGTGTCGACGTCGACGGCTACCGCGCGATGACTCAGATCCTCGACGCGGACAAGTCCGGAGCCGGACAGCTCGGCGTGACGGTCTGGGACCGGCACGGAAAGGAGCACCGGGGCGAGGAGACCGTGAACGTCTTCGACGTCGCCCACGGGCGCGTGGCGCTCTACAACGCAGGAAACCAGCGCGTCCTCGCCGGAGCCGACACTGCCACCCTCGACCGTGTCCTCGGCGAGATCGCCGCTCGCACTCATCGCAACGCCCAGTGGTGA
- a CDS encoding DUF2530 domain-containing protein, with amino-acid sequence MADEHDSTPAAAEHSRPVPGLPSPLVEPTPVVLAATLVWMAAFVFFALTVGPGIEFWTSLTGVVLGFVGYAVFWWQRSASRRGSRGAWKGLSGLD; translated from the coding sequence GTGGCCGACGAACACGACAGCACCCCCGCCGCGGCGGAGCACTCTCGCCCGGTGCCCGGCCTGCCGTCGCCGCTCGTCGAGCCGACCCCGGTGGTGCTCGCCGCGACGCTCGTGTGGATGGCCGCGTTCGTGTTCTTCGCGCTGACCGTGGGCCCGGGGATCGAGTTCTGGACCAGCCTGACGGGAGTCGTACTCGGTTTCGTCGGCTACGCGGTGTTCTGGTGGCAGCGGTCGGCGTCCCGGCGGGGTTCGCGCGGCGCGTGGAAAGGCCTCTCCGGACTCGACTAA
- a CDS encoding NCS2 family permease — translation MTDKKNTARGTAVLDRYFRISERGSSLTRELRGGLVTFVTLAYIIVLNPLILGNYSADDAGATRDVVGDILPVPQVAAATALVAGVMTILFGLIANYPFAFAAGLGINTLVAVTIAPQVTWPEAMGLVVIDGLIILVLVATGFRTAVFNAVPPELKAAIAAGIGAFIAFVGLVDAGFVRRLPDAADTTVPVGLGIDGSIASWPTGLFVLGLIFTSVLVARNVRGGILVGILTTTVVAIGLESIVGAGPSQGVNEYGWNLGYPALPEQVFSLPDLALIGDISFGAWTRLPALACAMLVFTLVLANFFDAMGTMTGLGKEAGLATDDGKLPGIGKALAVEGVGAVAGGAGSASSNTVFVESAAGIAEGARTGLANVVTGLLFLAAMFFTPLYEVVPVEAAAAALVIVGAMMIAQVRFIDFTDFTMALPAFLTIVIMPFTYSIANGIGAGFISYVVLATASGRGRSVHPLMWVVSAAFVLYFVSGPVSAALAT, via the coding sequence ATGACGGACAAAAAGAACACCGCACGCGGAACAGCCGTGCTCGACCGGTACTTCCGGATCAGCGAACGCGGATCGAGCCTCACGCGAGAGCTGCGCGGCGGGCTCGTCACATTCGTCACGCTTGCCTACATCATCGTGCTGAACCCGCTCATCCTCGGCAATTACTCGGCCGACGACGCGGGCGCCACCCGAGACGTGGTGGGCGACATCCTGCCGGTGCCGCAGGTCGCCGCCGCCACCGCGCTCGTCGCCGGCGTGATGACGATTCTGTTCGGCCTCATCGCGAACTACCCGTTCGCCTTCGCCGCCGGTCTCGGCATCAACACGCTCGTGGCGGTCACGATCGCGCCACAGGTGACGTGGCCGGAAGCGATGGGGCTCGTCGTCATCGACGGGCTGATCATCCTCGTGCTCGTGGCGACCGGGTTTCGCACCGCCGTGTTCAACGCGGTGCCACCAGAGCTGAAAGCCGCCATCGCGGCGGGAATCGGGGCTTTCATCGCCTTCGTCGGGCTCGTCGACGCGGGCTTCGTGCGCCGCCTTCCGGATGCCGCCGACACCACCGTGCCGGTCGGACTCGGCATCGACGGCTCCATCGCGTCCTGGCCCACCGGGCTGTTCGTCCTCGGCTTGATCTTCACGAGTGTGCTCGTCGCCCGCAACGTTCGCGGCGGCATCCTCGTCGGCATCCTCACCACGACCGTCGTGGCGATCGGGCTGGAGTCGATCGTGGGAGCCGGGCCGTCCCAGGGCGTCAACGAGTACGGCTGGAACCTCGGGTACCCGGCGTTGCCGGAACAGGTCTTCAGCCTCCCCGACCTGGCGCTGATCGGCGACATCTCGTTCGGCGCGTGGACGCGGCTGCCCGCGCTGGCGTGCGCGATGCTCGTGTTCACCCTCGTGCTGGCGAACTTCTTCGACGCGATGGGGACCATGACCGGACTCGGCAAGGAAGCGGGCCTGGCCACCGACGACGGGAAGCTGCCCGGCATCGGCAAGGCACTCGCGGTCGAGGGCGTCGGCGCCGTCGCGGGCGGGGCAGGCTCGGCGAGTTCGAACACGGTCTTCGTGGAGTCCGCGGCCGGGATCGCCGAAGGCGCGCGGACCGGTCTGGCCAACGTCGTCACGGGGCTGCTGTTCCTCGCGGCCATGTTCTTCACCCCGCTCTACGAGGTCGTGCCCGTGGAGGCTGCGGCGGCGGCGTTGGTCATCGTCGGCGCGATGATGATCGCCCAGGTGCGGTTCATCGACTTCACCGACTTCACGATGGCGCTGCCCGCGTTCCTGACGATCGTGATCATGCCGTTCACCTATTCGATCGCCAACGGCATCGGTGCCGGGTTCATCAGCTACGTGGTGCTGGCGACCGCGAGCGGGCGGGGGCGTTCGGTACACCCGCTGATGTGGGTGGTCTCCGCCGCGTTCGTGCTCTACTTCGTCTCCGGCCCCGTCTCCGCCGCCCTCGCCACCTAA
- a CDS encoding MarR family winged helix-turn-helix transcriptional regulator, producing the protein MKSETDVVERERALTGRLRVAVVRLTRRLRAQTPDDAVTLTQLSAMASLRKSGTASPGELAAQEGVRPPSMTRVIAALEDKGLVTRHAHPTDRRQAIVELTEAGHARIEDEVHARERWLDLRLAELDDEERAVLSRAAEIIDRMSGS; encoded by the coding sequence GTGAAGTCCGAGACCGACGTCGTAGAACGGGAACGCGCGCTCACGGGGAGGCTGCGCGTCGCGGTTGTGCGGCTGACTCGGCGCCTCCGCGCGCAGACGCCGGACGACGCGGTGACGCTCACCCAACTCTCCGCGATGGCGTCGCTGCGCAAGTCCGGTACGGCGTCCCCGGGCGAACTGGCGGCCCAGGAGGGTGTGCGGCCACCGTCGATGACCAGGGTGATCGCTGCGCTCGAGGACAAGGGCCTGGTCACCCGCCACGCGCACCCCACCGATCGCAGGCAGGCGATCGTGGAACTCACCGAGGCGGGGCACGCGCGGATCGAGGACGAGGTCCACGCCCGCGAGCGGTGGCTCGACCTCCGGTTGGCCGAGCTGGACGACGAGGAACGTGCGGTGCTCAGCCGCGCCGCGGAAATCATCGACCGCATGTCGGGGAGCTGA
- a CDS encoding MFS transporter — protein MFRSLRERNYRYYASGQVVSLTGTWMQRAAQDWLVLELSGGSPVALGVAVALQFLPSLFLTLWAGVLADRFDKRTLLIFLQSGLGVCGLVLGLLDTTGAVALWHVYVLCFVLGAFAAVDAPVRQSFVVEMVGPAQLTNAVALNSMTFNLARIVGPAVSGVLITLIGTGWVFLLNGLSSIAVVAGLVAMDVSRLRRPEQQPREKGQLRAGLEYVRQRPDLVAIMGVTFCIGTFGMNFESAFAVMARNVFGSGADGYGLLITMLAVGTLSGATLAARRSARGGPRLRLVFGGAASFGVLLMLASLMPTYWTFAVALIPVGIAVMTFTTSANATTQLAVSPAMRGRVMGLYMLLFFGGKPLGGLATGWLAEVFGGRSPLLLGGAVSLLAALVGAVIVRRSRSKPAQDLPR, from the coding sequence ATGTTCCGCTCCCTGCGCGAGCGGAACTACCGTTATTACGCCTCCGGTCAGGTCGTGTCCCTGACCGGGACGTGGATGCAGCGTGCCGCGCAGGACTGGTTGGTCCTCGAACTCTCCGGCGGGAGCCCGGTCGCGCTCGGTGTGGCCGTGGCGTTGCAGTTCCTGCCGTCGCTGTTCCTGACCCTGTGGGCGGGTGTGCTCGCCGACCGCTTCGACAAGCGCACCCTGCTGATCTTCCTGCAGAGCGGGCTCGGCGTCTGCGGACTGGTGCTCGGGCTGCTCGACACCACCGGAGCCGTCGCGTTGTGGCACGTCTACGTGCTGTGTTTCGTGCTCGGGGCGTTCGCGGCCGTCGACGCGCCGGTGCGACAGTCGTTCGTGGTCGAGATGGTCGGGCCTGCGCAGCTCACCAACGCGGTCGCGCTGAACTCCATGACGTTCAACCTCGCGCGCATCGTCGGGCCTGCCGTGTCGGGCGTGCTCATCACCCTCATCGGCACCGGCTGGGTGTTCCTGCTCAACGGGTTGAGCTCGATCGCCGTGGTCGCCGGGCTCGTGGCGATGGACGTGTCGCGGCTGCGCCGTCCTGAGCAGCAGCCGCGGGAGAAGGGGCAGCTTCGGGCGGGACTCGAGTACGTGCGGCAACGCCCGGACCTCGTCGCGATCATGGGTGTGACGTTCTGTATCGGCACGTTCGGAATGAACTTCGAGAGTGCGTTCGCGGTGATGGCACGCAACGTCTTCGGCAGCGGCGCCGACGGCTACGGGCTGCTGATCACGATGCTCGCGGTGGGAACGCTGAGCGGCGCGACCTTGGCTGCCCGACGCAGCGCGCGCGGCGGACCGCGGTTGCGGCTGGTGTTCGGCGGGGCCGCCTCGTTCGGTGTGCTGCTGATGCTCGCGTCGCTGATGCCGACGTACTGGACGTTCGCGGTGGCGCTGATCCCGGTCGGCATCGCCGTGATGACCTTTACGACCAGCGCCAACGCGACGACTCAGCTCGCGGTGTCCCCGGCGATGCGGGGGCGGGTGATGGGGTTGTACATGCTGCTGTTCTTCGGCGGCAAACCGCTCGGTGGACTGGCGACCGGCTGGCTCGCCGAGGTCTTCGGTGGGCGGTCGCCGCTGTTGCTGGGCGGGGCGGTGTCACTGCTGGCTGCGCTGGTCGGGGCGGTGATCGTGCGTCGTTCGCGGTCGAAACCGGCGCAGGACTTGCCCCGGTAG
- a CDS encoding superoxide dismutase: protein MAQYVLPELDYDYAALEPAISGEINELHHSKHHATYVKGANDTIDKIAEARDKGDFSQIVGLETTLAFNLAGHSLHISWWKGLSPDGGDKPTGDLAAAIDQDFGSFDKFRAQMEAVSTTIQGNGWGVLAWDPVGQRLLTQQLRDHHSNLSIATTPLLAFDIWEHAYYLQYKNVKADYVKQLWNVVNWAEVGKRFEDARNGLNGLRLPTA, encoded by the coding sequence ATGGCCCAGTACGTTCTGCCCGAGCTGGACTACGACTACGCGGCGCTGGAGCCCGCGATCTCGGGTGAGATCAACGAGCTGCACCACAGCAAGCACCACGCCACCTACGTCAAGGGTGCCAACGACACGATCGACAAGATCGCCGAGGCCCGCGACAAGGGTGACTTCTCCCAGATCGTCGGCTTGGAGACCACGCTGGCCTTCAACCTCGCCGGACACTCCCTGCACATCAGCTGGTGGAAGGGCCTGAGCCCGGACGGGGGCGACAAGCCCACCGGCGACTTGGCCGCCGCCATCGACCAGGACTTCGGCTCGTTCGACAAGTTCCGGGCCCAGATGGAGGCCGTGTCCACCACGATCCAGGGCAACGGCTGGGGCGTGCTCGCGTGGGACCCGGTGGGCCAGCGGCTGCTGACTCAGCAGCTCCGCGACCACCACTCCAACCTGTCGATCGCGACCACCCCGCTGCTCGCGTTCGACATCTGGGAGCACGCCTACTACCTGCAGTACAAGAACGTGAAGGCGGACTACGTCAAGCAGTTGTGGAACGTCGTCAACTGGGCCGAGGTCGGCAAGCGTTTCGAGGACGCGCGCAACGGCCTCAACGGCCTGCGGCTGCCCACCGCGTGA
- a CDS encoding helical backbone metal receptor, whose product MRGRLRLLALIAVSTVLAACGTSAPPQAAEGHRVDNCGRTQVFAEPPQRVVSLNQHATEILVALGLGDRLVGTAYPDDTQPPESVAAEFDRVPQLAEKYPSVETILEAEPDLVVGGYSSAFRESDGRGRESLEDMGIATLLLSESCVEGAATSGMELLLSDITMFGEVLGLREAARELNADIANRVRAVEERLRDKAPVDVFVYDSGENAPMTLGGRGVGADVLQRAGARNIFADVDETFADVSWEEAAARQPEAVILLDYLGAPVDPKRDFLRGHPLMSGTPAVRDGRFHRMQLVELTEGIRFPDAVEDLAEALHGV is encoded by the coding sequence ATGCGCGGCCGTCTCCGCCTGCTCGCCCTCATCGCCGTCAGTACAGTGCTCGCCGCGTGCGGTACTTCCGCACCACCGCAAGCAGCGGAAGGTCACCGCGTCGACAACTGCGGGCGCACCCAGGTGTTCGCCGAGCCGCCGCAGCGGGTGGTCAGTCTCAACCAGCACGCCACCGAGATCCTCGTCGCGCTCGGGCTCGGAGACCGCCTCGTCGGCACCGCGTATCCCGACGACACGCAGCCGCCGGAGTCGGTGGCGGCGGAGTTCGACCGGGTGCCGCAGCTGGCCGAGAAGTACCCGTCGGTGGAGACGATCCTCGAAGCGGAGCCGGATCTCGTCGTCGGCGGTTACTCCAGCGCGTTCCGGGAATCGGACGGCCGGGGCCGCGAGTCGTTGGAGGACATGGGAATCGCGACGCTGCTGCTCTCGGAGTCCTGTGTGGAGGGTGCCGCGACGTCCGGGATGGAGCTGCTCCTGTCGGACATCACGATGTTCGGCGAGGTGCTCGGATTGCGGGAAGCGGCGCGGGAACTCAACGCCGACATCGCGAACCGGGTCCGCGCGGTGGAAGAACGCCTGCGCGACAAGGCGCCCGTCGACGTGTTCGTCTACGACTCCGGCGAGAACGCGCCGATGACGCTCGGCGGGCGCGGTGTCGGTGCCGACGTGCTCCAGCGTGCGGGCGCCCGCAACATCTTCGCCGACGTCGACGAGACCTTCGCGGACGTGAGCTGGGAGGAAGCGGCTGCGCGGCAGCCCGAGGCGGTGATTCTCCTCGACTACCTCGGCGCGCCGGTCGACCCCAAACGGGACTTCCTGCGAGGGCATCCGCTCATGTCCGGCACGCCTGCCGTCCGCGACGGGCGGTTCCACCGAATGCAACTCGTCGAGCTCACCGAGGGGATCCGGTTCCCCGACGCCGTCGAAGACCTCGCCGAGGCGCTTCACGGCGTATGA
- a CDS encoding FecCD family ABC transporter permease, producing the protein MRSLSVRAGLLVPALLVALLLAVCLAVAVGSVSLPLSQVGGILAEPVLPWLIEPEWTRVREAIVWESRMPRVATAVVVGAALAVAGALAQTVTANPMADPYLLGVSQGAGLAVSILTVFGLGAGLAGYATLPVAAFLGGLLALAAVIAVAGRFGSVTALILGGIAVGQIASALMTVVLYTAENSGQVAQVMFWMTGGLGSARWELLAVPAAVLVVGLVAAVAMGRWLDLLHAGDDAAAASGVDARTVRVLSLVGVSLVAGTAVAISGGIGFVGLLVPHAARFLVGGGARKLLVTSALLGAVFLVLADLAARTVVAPSELPVGVLTALVGGPVFLLMLARRRHPVW; encoded by the coding sequence ATGAGGTCCCTGTCCGTGCGGGCCGGACTGCTCGTTCCCGCCCTGCTGGTCGCATTGCTGCTCGCGGTGTGTCTGGCCGTCGCGGTGGGTTCAGTGTCGCTGCCCTTGTCCCAGGTGGGAGGCATTCTCGCCGAGCCGGTTCTGCCGTGGCTGATCGAGCCCGAGTGGACGCGGGTGCGGGAGGCGATCGTGTGGGAATCGCGGATGCCGCGGGTGGCGACGGCGGTAGTCGTCGGCGCGGCGCTCGCGGTCGCCGGGGCACTCGCGCAGACCGTGACCGCGAACCCGATGGCCGACCCGTACCTGCTGGGCGTGTCCCAGGGTGCGGGGTTGGCGGTGTCGATCCTGACCGTCTTCGGGCTGGGAGCGGGGCTCGCCGGGTATGCGACCTTGCCGGTGGCGGCGTTCCTCGGTGGACTGCTCGCGCTGGCGGCGGTGATCGCGGTGGCGGGCCGTTTCGGTTCTGTGACAGCGCTGATTCTGGGAGGGATCGCGGTGGGGCAGATCGCGAGCGCGCTGATGACGGTGGTGCTCTACACGGCTGAGAACTCCGGGCAGGTCGCGCAGGTGATGTTTTGGATGACCGGGGGTCTCGGTTCGGCGCGCTGGGAACTGCTCGCGGTTCCGGCGGCCGTTCTCGTCGTCGGTCTCGTCGCGGCGGTGGCGATGGGGCGCTGGCTGGACCTGCTGCACGCTGGGGACGACGCGGCGGCAGCGAGCGGAGTCGATGCCCGAACAGTGCGGGTGCTGAGCCTGGTCGGTGTCTCTCTCGTCGCCGGAACGGCGGTGGCGATCTCGGGCGGGATCGGGTTCGTCGGGCTGCTCGTGCCGCACGCCGCACGGTTCCTCGTGGGTGGTGGTGCCAGGAAGCTGCTGGTGACGTCGGCGTTGCTGGGGGCGGTGTTCCTGGTACTGGCGGATCTCGCCGCGCGCACGGTGGTGGCACCCTCGGAGCTGCCGGTCGGCGTGCTCACCGCCCTCGTCGGCGGCCCGGTGTTCCTCCTGATGCTCGCCCGGCGGCGACACCCCGTGTGGTGA
- a CDS encoding ABC transporter ATP-binding protein: protein MAVRTEGWSVRLDGHDIVSEVDIDVRKGEVFGIVGPNGSGKTTLLRSLYRALNASAGAAEVAGLAVPTTPRRRLATVLAATVQEPVPSAAFTVRDVVGQGRTPHLGLLQPIRDADRTIVADALRATAVEQHADRDVRTLSGGERQRVAIARALAQRPEVLVLDEPTNHLDLRHQFAVLELLRELAAGGLTVVVTMHDLRMAVSYCDRLAVLDEGRLVATGAPSDVLGPDLLADVFGVRGNLRRNGQRWTLDLEGTV, encoded by the coding sequence ATGGCGGTTCGGACCGAAGGGTGGAGCGTCCGGCTCGACGGCCACGACATCGTGTCCGAAGTGGACATCGACGTCCGGAAGGGCGAGGTGTTCGGGATCGTCGGGCCGAACGGCAGCGGCAAGACCACCCTGCTCCGCTCCCTGTACCGGGCGCTGAATGCCTCCGCCGGAGCTGCCGAGGTCGCCGGTCTCGCGGTACCGACGACGCCACGGCGCCGGCTGGCCACGGTGCTCGCGGCCACCGTGCAGGAGCCCGTCCCCAGTGCCGCGTTCACCGTGCGGGACGTGGTCGGCCAGGGCAGGACGCCGCATCTCGGTCTGCTGCAGCCTATCCGGGACGCCGACCGCACGATCGTCGCGGACGCCCTGCGCGCCACCGCCGTCGAGCAGCACGCCGACCGCGACGTCCGCACGCTCTCCGGCGGCGAACGCCAGCGAGTCGCCATCGCCCGCGCACTCGCGCAACGGCCCGAGGTACTGGTGCTGGACGAACCCACCAATCACCTCGACCTGCGCCACCAGTTCGCGGTGCTCGAGCTGCTTCGCGAACTCGCGGCCGGGGGTCTCACCGTGGTCGTGACGATGCACGACCTGCGGATGGCCGTCTCGTACTGCGACCGGCTCGCGGTGCTCGACGAAGGCCGTCTCGTCGCCACCGGAGCACCGAGCGACGTGCTCGGCCCCGACTTGCTGGCGGACGTGTTCGGCGTGCGCGGAAATCTTCGCCGAAACGGGCAGCGCTGGACGCTCGACCTCGAAGGGACGGTCTGA
- a CDS encoding glutamate--cysteine ligase family protein has protein sequence MGTDETNRTFRSVDRQRYRDKMQRGLDALARMLADGNFSFPHQQMGLEIELSLVDETMAPSMSNSVVLQKIDDESFTTELGQHNVEINVRPRALAGENALLLEDELRRALIGADHKAHDAGAKMVMIGTLPTMFTEHLDPRWLSKPPRYALLNEQIFRAKGEEMLLEMEGRPLDGGDKEHLRSYADSILPESASTSVQLHLQVAPEDFSAHWNAAQCIAGVQLAIGANSPFLLGKALWHETRVPLFTQSTDTRPVELKNQGVRPRVWFGERWITSIFDLFEENVRYFPALLPEPVEEDPVGALDAGQAPSLAELRAHNGTIWRWNRPVYDITDGVPHLRVENRVLPSGPTVIDVLANAAFFYGVQRSLTEQDRPLWTQMSFEAAEENFYTGARNGMDSLLYWPGTGWIAPDELVLRRLLPMAHEGLRMCGVSDRAREHHLGVIEQRCLTRQTGASWQRDLVVSLERSGMKRRAALAEMLHRYVELTNIGEPVHSWPLD, from the coding sequence ATGGGCACGGACGAGACGAACCGGACATTCAGGTCGGTCGACCGGCAGCGGTACCGGGACAAGATGCAGCGGGGGCTCGACGCACTCGCCCGGATGCTCGCCGACGGCAACTTCTCCTTCCCGCACCAGCAGATGGGGCTGGAGATCGAACTCAGTCTCGTCGACGAGACGATGGCTCCGTCGATGTCGAACTCGGTCGTGCTGCAGAAGATCGACGACGAGTCGTTCACCACCGAACTCGGCCAGCACAACGTGGAGATCAACGTGCGGCCGCGAGCGCTGGCGGGTGAGAACGCGCTCCTGCTGGAGGACGAGCTGCGCCGCGCACTGATCGGCGCGGACCACAAGGCTCACGACGCCGGCGCGAAAATGGTCATGATCGGCACGCTGCCGACGATGTTCACCGAGCACCTCGACCCGCGTTGGCTGTCGAAACCCCCGCGCTACGCGCTGCTCAACGAGCAGATCTTCCGCGCCAAGGGCGAGGAGATGCTGCTCGAGATGGAGGGCCGCCCGCTCGACGGCGGCGACAAGGAACATCTGCGTTCGTACGCGGACTCGATCCTGCCCGAGTCGGCGTCGACGTCGGTGCAGCTGCACTTGCAGGTGGCGCCGGAAGACTTCTCCGCGCACTGGAACGCGGCGCAGTGCATTGCGGGGGTCCAACTGGCGATCGGTGCGAACTCACCGTTCCTGCTGGGAAAGGCTCTCTGGCACGAGACCCGGGTTCCGTTGTTCACGCAGTCCACCGACACGCGGCCGGTCGAGCTCAAGAACCAGGGCGTGCGGCCGAGGGTGTGGTTCGGGGAGCGCTGGATCACCTCGATCTTCGACCTGTTCGAGGAGAACGTCCGCTACTTTCCCGCCCTGCTGCCGGAACCGGTCGAAGAGGATCCTGTCGGCGCTCTCGACGCGGGGCAGGCGCCGTCGCTGGCCGAACTCCGTGCGCACAACGGGACGATCTGGCGGTGGAACCGACCGGTCTACGACATCACCGACGGTGTTCCGCATCTCCGGGTGGAGAACCGGGTGCTGCCGTCCGGCCCCACGGTGATCGACGTGCTCGCCAACGCGGCGTTCTTCTACGGCGTGCAACGGTCGCTGACCGAACAAGACCGTCCACTCTGGACGCAGATGTCGTTCGAGGCGGCGGAGGAGAACTTCTACACGGGCGCCCGCAACGGGATGGACTCGCTGTTGTACTGGCCGGGCACCGGGTGGATCGCGCCCGACGAGTTGGTGCTGCGCAGGCTGCTGCCGATGGCGCACGAAGGGTTGCGCATGTGCGGGGTCTCGGATCGTGCACGGGAACACCATCTCGGAGTGATCGAGCAACGCTGTCTGACCCGCCAGACCGGAGCGTCGTGGCAACGCGATCTCGTCGTCAGCCTGGAACGGTCCGGGATGAAACGCCGGGCGGCGCTCGCGGAGATGCTGCATCGCTACGTCGAGCTCACCAACATCGGCGAGCCCGTGCACAGCTGGCCGCTGGACTGA